In Gimesia benthica, a single window of DNA contains:
- a CDS encoding GH3 auxin-responsive promoter family protein yields MHALYVLRAFGGTFVRRRYRRAAHEFLACTSDCRSVQQATLQRILQLNAASDLSRQYNLDGSCTIAEFQSRFPVSEYEFFRPYIERVKQGETAALLGPENRLLMFTLSSGTTTDSKFIPITAPFLKDYRQGWQNWGILTYDDFAPLKYQNIVQLTSNFDKFRTPGGTPCGNISGLVAAMQSPVVQSMYTVPGDVSRIDDPQLKYYTALRLALADRHVGMLTTANPSTLLHLAQFADQEKESLVRDIAEGRLTGAAQMDLQILGKLKRRLQRKNRGRARELEQIIERTGHLYPRDFWPGLSVLAVWTGGSAGAYLSQLKPYYGDLPVRDHGLSASEGRMTIPLDSGTSSGVLDITSHFFEFVPEAEDPLKTSHILTADQLEEGQNYYILLTTPSGLYRYHICDVVRCTGFYQSTPLLAFLHKGAHISNLTGEKITESQVVDAVRSATQQHALELGQFAVIPQWGEPPCYQLLFEASPMLTDETLTRLLADFDQRLQETNCEYAEKRQSGRLAPPVPCPLKPGTWQRFATERQQKPGGSFEQYKHPCLIPQLDYASELIARFSP; encoded by the coding sequence ATGCATGCCCTGTATGTGCTACGGGCTTTCGGGGGAACCTTCGTGCGACGACGCTATCGTCGTGCCGCTCATGAATTCCTCGCCTGCACCTCTGACTGTCGCTCGGTTCAACAGGCGACGCTGCAGCGCATTCTGCAGTTAAACGCTGCCAGCGATTTGAGCCGCCAGTACAACCTGGACGGTTCCTGCACGATTGCAGAGTTTCAATCCCGCTTCCCGGTTTCCGAATACGAATTCTTTCGCCCCTACATTGAACGCGTCAAACAGGGGGAAACCGCTGCGCTGCTGGGGCCAGAGAATCGCCTGCTGATGTTTACGCTCAGCAGCGGCACCACCACCGATTCCAAGTTCATCCCGATCACCGCCCCGTTCCTCAAAGACTATCGCCAGGGCTGGCAGAACTGGGGCATTCTGACCTATGACGATTTCGCGCCGCTGAAGTATCAGAACATCGTGCAGCTCACCAGCAACTTTGACAAGTTCCGCACACCTGGTGGCACTCCCTGCGGCAATATCAGCGGCCTGGTCGCAGCGATGCAGAGTCCCGTCGTGCAGTCGATGTATACCGTCCCCGGAGACGTGTCACGCATCGACGACCCGCAACTGAAATATTACACCGCCCTGCGACTCGCACTCGCCGACCGGCATGTGGGCATGCTTACCACCGCCAACCCCAGCACCCTGCTCCACCTGGCCCAGTTTGCTGACCAGGAAAAAGAATCGCTGGTACGCGATATTGCCGAGGGACGCCTGACGGGTGCCGCTCAGATGGACCTGCAGATCCTGGGCAAACTCAAACGTCGGCTGCAGCGAAAGAACCGAGGCCGCGCGCGGGAACTGGAACAGATCATCGAACGCACCGGACACCTTTATCCCCGCGATTTTTGGCCCGGACTCTCCGTGCTCGCAGTCTGGACGGGGGGCAGCGCCGGTGCTTACCTGTCACAGCTTAAACCGTACTATGGCGATCTGCCGGTCCGCGATCATGGTCTCTCGGCCAGCGAAGGACGCATGACGATTCCGCTCGACTCAGGCACCTCGAGCGGCGTTCTGGACATCACGTCGCACTTCTTCGAGTTCGTCCCCGAAGCGGAAGACCCGTTGAAGACCTCGCACATCCTGACTGCGGATCAACTGGAAGAGGGGCAGAACTATTATATCCTGCTGACCACCCCCTCGGGTCTCTATCGTTACCATATCTGTGACGTCGTGCGTTGCACCGGCTTTTATCAGTCCACTCCCCTGCTCGCGTTCCTTCACAAAGGCGCACACATCTCGAACCTGACCGGTGAAAAGATCACCGAGTCACAGGTCGTCGACGCCGTCCGTAGCGCAACACAGCAACATGCGCTGGAACTGGGACAATTCGCGGTGATTCCACAATGGGGCGAGCCCCCCTGTTATCAGCTCTTATTCGAAGCATCACCGATGCTCACGGATGAAACGCTCACGCGACTGCTCGCCGACTTCGATCAACGTCTGCAGGAAACCAACTGTGAATACGCCGAGAAGCGTCAGTCCGGACGACTGGCACCGCCGGTCCCCTGCCCGCTCAAGCCAGGCACCTGGCAGCGTTTCGCGACTGAACGTCAGCAGAAACCGGGAGGCAGCTTCGAACAGTACAAGCATCCCTGCCTGATTCCCCAGCTCGATTACGCGAGTGAACTCATCGCCCGGTTCTCTCCCTGA
- a CDS encoding PVC-type heme-binding CxxCH protein, with protein MSVFGAMFVTLTLYSTNCLPAEESNGETSLIKVPGAWEDQQAGKYADLDGFAWYRCYVKVPNNWADMNARPLWRDSVTLSIEKLADAHEVYINGTRIGQIGKFPPNFESGFDSYQRYKVPPGTLKLGKYNTISVRVYNEAGPGGFRGAPPILAGYFLECVLKGEWEFLPGDDVKWALTAREQKPAQAAFDEFTPATSTLKRSAKLSPGRRLSPEKSMTLFETDDDVAVDQLLTEPLVGQPLFMSFDERGRMWVVQYRQYPYPAGLKVLSRNKYYRMEFDRVSPPPPNHFPGNDRITIHEDTNGDGKYDAHKVFAGDLNIATSVVKGRGGIWVLNPPYLLFYPDKDNDDIPDGDPEVRLWGFGLSDTHSAPNSLQWGPDGWLYMVQGSNLVSHLKNTDKPDAKSIYCEGPGVWRYHPETGRYELFAEGGGNAFGLEVDADGRVYSGHNGGGTRGFYYVQGGYYEKGTERKYGDVSNPYAFGLLPFMKHAATPRFSHALVKYEGDTLPERFKGKLISVDPLHQYLVLTQVNQLGSSFQTEDVGFPLKSTDLGFRPVAIYTGPDGGVYIADFYEEFIAHGQHYQGQIDPNSGRVYRLRGKDAAPRKIEDLSQKSSRELLDLLKHPNEWHRRTALRLLGDRKDASVIPTLKQWIKENDGHLALEAFWALNLSQGFDDAVAEETLKHPYPMVRFWTVRLLGDDKVVSSHIGEQLIEAARNEPNAEVRGQLAATARRLPADICLPLVEALSRYEADVDDPHQPLMLWWALESKSVSDREQVLALFKDKQFWERPLVQSALLERLIRRYATAGSRTDLVTCAKLFELAPDAKSRQLLMTGFENSFKGRSLAGLPEALVKALADAGGGSTTLQMRLGNQAAIQTALDALKTPGKNQAELLDYIQVLGELQEPQARPVMQSLLSSTKNSDLQTGLLVALQKYQQPDIAAVILKRYPDFSESVREVALSTLVSRKEWTRDLLAAVEAGQLDAQAIPEDLVRKMTIHQDPQITELVGRHWKEIQGASNQQMQASIARISGVLEQGSSDVYRGKELYQQNCAKCHMLFGEGKRVGPELTQYKRDDSLRMLMHVVNPSAEIREGFETYLVITDDGLVVSGFLYDQDKQIVVIRGADGQNVTIKRENIDEMIKQPKSLMPEGLLDKLSDQELRDLFGFLRSSQPVFK; from the coding sequence ATGTCTGTTTTTGGGGCAATGTTCGTAACTTTAACCCTCTACAGTACTAATTGTCTTCCGGCGGAAGAATCTAATGGAGAAACTTCTCTGATTAAGGTTCCGGGAGCCTGGGAAGACCAGCAGGCAGGGAAATATGCAGACCTGGACGGGTTCGCCTGGTATCGCTGCTACGTCAAAGTTCCCAACAACTGGGCCGACATGAATGCCCGTCCCCTCTGGCGGGATTCGGTGACACTCTCCATCGAAAAACTGGCGGATGCTCACGAAGTCTATATCAACGGGACGCGCATCGGTCAGATTGGAAAGTTCCCTCCGAACTTCGAAAGTGGCTTCGACAGTTATCAGCGCTACAAGGTTCCGCCGGGAACGCTCAAGCTGGGGAAGTACAATACGATCTCGGTCCGCGTTTATAACGAAGCAGGCCCGGGAGGTTTCCGGGGCGCACCTCCGATCCTGGCCGGTTACTTTCTGGAATGCGTGCTCAAAGGGGAATGGGAATTCCTGCCGGGCGATGATGTGAAATGGGCTCTGACTGCCCGCGAGCAGAAGCCGGCTCAGGCCGCTTTCGATGAGTTCACCCCGGCCACCTCGACACTCAAACGCTCCGCCAAACTTTCTCCGGGGCGACGCCTCTCCCCCGAGAAGTCGATGACACTTTTCGAAACCGATGACGATGTGGCCGTGGATCAGTTGCTCACCGAACCTCTGGTAGGGCAGCCATTGTTTATGAGTTTCGATGAACGAGGGCGGATGTGGGTCGTACAGTATCGCCAGTATCCTTATCCCGCGGGACTCAAGGTGTTGAGCCGGAATAAATATTACCGAATGGAATTCGACCGGGTCTCCCCGCCGCCTCCCAACCACTTCCCGGGTAACGACCGGATTACAATTCATGAAGATACCAACGGTGACGGCAAGTACGATGCACACAAGGTCTTTGCCGGCGATCTCAATATTGCGACGTCGGTTGTCAAAGGGCGTGGCGGGATCTGGGTCCTCAATCCACCTTACCTCCTGTTTTATCCCGACAAAGACAACGACGACATTCCCGATGGCGATCCGGAAGTTCGCCTGTGGGGCTTTGGTCTGTCCGATACACACTCGGCGCCCAACAGTCTGCAGTGGGGACCAGACGGCTGGCTCTACATGGTGCAGGGGAGTAACCTCGTTTCGCATTTGAAGAATACTGATAAGCCGGATGCGAAATCGATTTACTGTGAGGGACCCGGGGTCTGGCGCTATCATCCCGAAACAGGGCGTTACGAACTTTTCGCTGAAGGGGGCGGTAATGCCTTCGGGCTGGAAGTCGATGCCGACGGCCGTGTTTATTCCGGCCATAACGGCGGAGGCACCCGCGGGTTCTATTATGTCCAGGGAGGTTATTACGAAAAGGGGACCGAGCGGAAGTATGGCGATGTGAGTAACCCGTATGCCTTTGGTCTGCTGCCTTTCATGAAGCATGCCGCTACGCCCCGCTTCAGTCACGCTCTGGTGAAATACGAGGGGGACACGCTCCCCGAGCGTTTCAAAGGGAAGTTGATTTCCGTCGATCCGCTGCACCAGTATCTGGTCCTCACTCAAGTGAATCAACTGGGGTCTTCCTTTCAGACTGAAGACGTGGGCTTTCCATTAAAGAGTACCGACCTGGGATTCCGTCCGGTGGCGATCTACACGGGACCTGACGGAGGTGTTTACATCGCTGACTTTTACGAAGAATTCATCGCGCATGGTCAGCACTACCAGGGACAGATCGATCCCAATTCGGGCCGCGTCTATCGCCTCCGCGGTAAGGATGCGGCGCCCCGTAAGATTGAGGACTTGAGTCAAAAGAGTTCGCGGGAACTGCTGGATCTGCTCAAACATCCCAACGAATGGCACCGCCGCACTGCGCTGCGACTGCTGGGCGACCGTAAAGATGCGTCCGTGATTCCTACACTCAAACAATGGATCAAAGAGAACGACGGACACCTTGCCCTGGAGGCATTCTGGGCGTTGAATCTCTCGCAGGGCTTTGACGATGCCGTCGCAGAAGAGACATTGAAACATCCTTATCCCATGGTCCGCTTCTGGACGGTGCGTCTGCTGGGGGACGACAAAGTGGTCTCCAGTCACATTGGTGAGCAACTGATCGAGGCCGCGCGGAACGAACCGAATGCGGAAGTCCGTGGTCAGCTGGCGGCAACCGCTCGACGCCTGCCTGCGGATATCTGTCTGCCCCTGGTCGAAGCCTTGAGCCGTTATGAGGCAGACGTGGACGATCCGCATCAGCCGCTGATGCTCTGGTGGGCGCTGGAATCCAAGTCGGTTTCCGATCGTGAACAGGTACTCGCCTTGTTTAAAGACAAACAGTTCTGGGAGCGTCCCCTGGTGCAGTCGGCACTGCTGGAACGACTGATTCGTCGCTACGCGACCGCAGGCAGCCGAACGGATCTGGTCACCTGTGCGAAACTGTTCGAGCTGGCTCCCGATGCGAAGTCACGCCAACTGCTGATGACCGGCTTCGAGAACTCGTTCAAGGGTCGTTCGCTGGCCGGGCTGCCTGAAGCACTGGTTAAAGCTCTGGCGGATGCGGGGGGCGGATCGACGACGCTGCAGATGCGGCTGGGAAATCAGGCCGCGATTCAGACGGCACTGGACGCGTTGAAAACACCAGGCAAGAATCAGGCTGAGCTGCTGGACTATATTCAAGTGCTGGGTGAACTGCAGGAACCGCAGGCCCGGCCCGTGATGCAGTCTTTATTGAGCAGTACCAAAAACAGCGATTTGCAGACCGGATTGCTGGTCGCGCTGCAGAAATATCAGCAGCCGGACATCGCGGCGGTGATTCTCAAACGCTATCCGGACTTTTCTGAATCCGTCCGCGAAGTCGCGTTGAGTACGCTCGTCAGTCGGAAGGAATGGACTCGCGACTTGCTGGCTGCGGTGGAAGCAGGACAGCTGGACGCGCAGGCGATTCCTGAAGACCTGGTTCGCAAGATGACGATTCACCAGGATCCGCAGATCACAGAACTCGTAGGTCGGCACTGGAAAGAGATCCAGGGCGCATCGAACCAGCAGATGCAGGCCAGCATTGCCCGTATCTCAGGCGTGCTGGAGCAGGGCAGCAGCGACGTTTATCGCGGTAAGGAACTGTACCAGCAGAACTGTGCCAAGTGTCACATGCTGTTCGGGGAAGGCAAACGCGTGGGACCGGAGTTGACGCAGTACAAACGCGACGATTCCCTGCGGATGCTGATGCACGTGGTGAATCCGAGTGCGGAAATTCGCGAGGGTTTTGAAACGTACCTGGTGATCACCGACGATGGTCTGGTGGTTTCCGGCTTCCTCTACGATCAGGACAAACAGATTGTCGTGATCCGCGGGGCCGATGGTCAGAACGTAACCATCAAGCGGGAGAACATCGATGAGATGATCAAGCAGCCCAAGTCCCTGATGCCCGAAGGTCTGCTCGATAAACTCAGTGACCAGGAACTGCGGGACCTGTTCGGATTCCTGCGAAGCAGTCAGCCGGTTTTCAAATAA
- a CDS encoding N,N-dimethylformamidase beta subunit family domain-containing protein, whose protein sequence is MISTFSRVWLLLVFTTLLAVPVTAAEDDAGSIFIEGYTNQLSYQPGEKIQFHLNSSEPQYSIEITRLGAENKTVYKETRQNGAAHPVPEDASSNGCHWPAAFELTVPDSWASGYYSVRLAVRDGGGKFIQRNSRSAESSLFFIIRPQQPGSQTKILIQLSTNTYNAYNNWGGSSLYSYHGRDHLQGHRVSFDRPLAGQFSNWEYPFIAWAEQNGYQLDYAANSDLEFHPEILQHYKLVLSVGHDEYWSAPMRDHLEQYIKQGGNVAFFSGNSVCWQVRSEDDGRALTCWKQWYNQDPVFPTDDHSTLTTLWSHHLVNRPENQLTGVGFLYGGYHKSHGQFMDGSAAYRVHRPEHWIFEKTGIKQGDEFGGKDTIVGYECDGCQFVMQDGLPVPTHKDGTPKTFQILATCPAKWAPGDSLWYDRFEKDRVGAAVLGMYTNGGTVLTVGSTDWAHGLRGKDPIVQQITRNVLDRLSK, encoded by the coding sequence ATGATTTCAACGTTCTCACGTGTGTGGCTGCTGCTGGTTTTTACCACTCTGCTCGCGGTGCCTGTAACTGCTGCGGAAGACGATGCCGGTTCGATTTTTATCGAAGGCTATACGAATCAGTTGAGCTATCAGCCCGGCGAGAAGATTCAGTTTCACCTCAACAGTTCCGAACCGCAGTATTCGATTGAGATCACCCGCCTGGGAGCTGAGAACAAAACCGTTTATAAAGAGACGCGTCAGAACGGAGCCGCTCATCCCGTGCCTGAAGATGCTTCGTCGAACGGCTGTCACTGGCCGGCGGCGTTTGAGCTGACGGTTCCCGATTCCTGGGCCAGTGGTTATTACAGTGTGCGTCTGGCAGTACGCGACGGGGGTGGTAAATTTATTCAGCGGAATTCCCGTTCGGCTGAGTCGAGCCTGTTTTTCATTATCCGCCCCCAGCAGCCCGGCTCTCAAACCAAAATCCTGATTCAACTCTCGACCAACACATACAATGCTTACAACAACTGGGGAGGCTCGAGCCTGTATAGCTACCATGGTCGCGATCATCTGCAGGGGCACCGCGTCTCGTTTGATCGTCCGCTGGCCGGTCAGTTTTCGAACTGGGAATACCCGTTCATCGCCTGGGCCGAACAGAATGGGTACCAGCTGGACTACGCCGCCAACAGCGATCTGGAATTTCATCCCGAAATTTTGCAGCATTACAAACTGGTTCTCAGTGTGGGCCATGATGAATACTGGTCTGCGCCGATGCGCGATCACCTGGAGCAGTACATTAAGCAGGGAGGCAATGTCGCGTTCTTCAGTGGAAATTCGGTCTGCTGGCAGGTGCGGAGTGAAGATGACGGACGCGCCCTGACTTGCTGGAAACAGTGGTACAACCAGGATCCTGTTTTCCCGACGGACGATCATAGCACCTTGACCACGCTCTGGAGTCATCACCTGGTCAACCGGCCGGAAAATCAACTGACAGGCGTGGGCTTTCTGTACGGCGGCTATCATAAGAGCCACGGTCAGTTCATGGATGGTTCTGCTGCCTATCGCGTGCATCGTCCCGAGCACTGGATCTTTGAGAAAACGGGGATCAAGCAGGGTGACGAATTCGGGGGCAAAGATACGATAGTCGGTTACGAATGCGACGGCTGTCAGTTTGTGATGCAGGACGGTCTGCCTGTGCCGACCCATAAAGATGGCACTCCGAAGACCTTTCAGATCCTGGCGACCTGTCCGGCGAAATGGGCTCCCGGTGACAGCCTGTGGTACGATCGCTTCGAGAAAGACCGGGTCGGTGCCGCAGTGCTGGGTATGTATACCAACGGCGGGACCGTGCTGACGGTGGGGAGCACCGACTGGGCACACGGCCTGCGCGGGAAAGATCCAATCGTCCAGCAGATCACCAGGAACGTCCTCGACCGGTTGTCTAAGTGA
- a CDS encoding AraC family transcriptional regulator, with product MRFPERRKIALLIQTSSDWSRQIIQGIADYAFEQGGWDFWIEFRGLKEQLQIPASWHGHGTICRLTDARIRQSIIGRRLPAVNVSWLGTHSTRIPKVVSDERACARMAADFFLNKGFRSFGYIGADPNLKYPPTIQHDFESAVSESGGVCYDFPYYELTKEADYEQQQHRLKEWLRELPKPVALLVWSSKVGREVATVCVNHHLEIPDQVAILSIEHDPLMSALSPVPLSCINQGPHVVGHAAAQLLDQMIQGQPAPRTPVLIPPLSIEERASTDTLFADDDLVREAIQLIRQQAHLPLQVTDLTQRLNVSRRILEHRFQKALHRSPASEIRQAKLNRITRLLRETNLTISQIAERCGFQHQEAMIRMFGREMGMSPREYRQSSHTLR from the coding sequence ATGAGATTTCCTGAACGTCGAAAAATCGCACTCCTGATCCAGACCTCCAGCGACTGGAGCCGCCAGATCATTCAGGGCATCGCTGACTATGCTTTCGAGCAGGGGGGCTGGGACTTCTGGATTGAATTCCGGGGACTCAAAGAACAGTTGCAGATTCCCGCCTCCTGGCACGGGCACGGCACCATCTGTCGATTGACGGACGCACGAATTCGTCAGTCGATCATCGGTCGGCGTCTGCCTGCGGTGAACGTCTCCTGGCTGGGAACGCATTCAACCCGCATTCCGAAAGTCGTTTCAGACGAACGGGCCTGTGCCCGCATGGCGGCGGACTTCTTCCTTAACAAGGGCTTTCGTTCGTTTGGCTATATTGGTGCCGACCCTAATTTGAAATACCCTCCCACTATTCAGCACGATTTTGAATCGGCGGTCAGCGAGTCGGGGGGCGTCTGTTATGACTTCCCTTATTACGAACTGACGAAGGAAGCGGACTACGAACAGCAGCAGCATCGACTGAAAGAATGGTTGCGGGAGCTGCCCAAGCCGGTGGCGTTGCTGGTCTGGTCGAGCAAGGTGGGACGCGAAGTGGCAACGGTCTGCGTGAATCATCATCTGGAAATCCCGGACCAGGTGGCGATCCTCAGCATCGAACACGACCCGCTGATGTCGGCGCTGTCGCCGGTTCCGTTGTCCTGTATCAACCAGGGGCCGCATGTCGTCGGTCATGCCGCGGCACAGTTGCTGGATCAGATGATCCAGGGGCAGCCCGCGCCGAGGACGCCGGTGCTGATTCCTCCTCTGTCCATCGAAGAGCGGGCTTCCACGGATACGCTGTTCGCCGATGACGATCTGGTTCGCGAGGCGATCCAGCTGATTCGTCAGCAGGCACATCTTCCCCTGCAGGTCACCGATCTCACGCAGCGGCTGAATGTCTCGCGTCGCATTCTGGAACATCGTTTTCAGAAGGCCCTGCATCGCTCGCCGGCCAGTGAAATCCGTCAGGCAAAGTTGAACCGGATTACCCGTCTGCTGAGGGAGACCAACCTGACGATTTCGCAGATCGCGGAACGCTGTGGCTTTCAGCATCAGGAAGCGATGATTCGCATGTTCGGTCGCGAGATGGGCATGTCGCCCCGGGAATATCGACAGTCGAGTCATACGCTGCGCTGA
- a CDS encoding TIGR03364 family FAD-dependent oxidoreductase translates to MSTQTYQRKYDVIVIGGGVLGAFHAYFAMQRGWKTLLIERDIFPQQASVRNFGLIIPSAMPPGIWRDRALASSEIYEELTRQLGIPLRQAGTQYLAHTEAEADFLKQLADTQQDTLCPAKFLNAEETIRSSCCLNPEFCTGSLFFPQDLQLDPGQFFRELINWIACTSDCDYLPKTTAVSVRERSSHCQVKIADGRTFDAQQVIVCSGADLQTLFPEAYIERNVQYCKLQMLKISNPENRTLGTSIASPIALTRYPAFLNAQFLQGINLAGPEPTLQEHGIQIWMTQNQDNEFILGDSHAYSVDPPPERMSAEVEELIINYARKMFVKLDFQVTDRWCGIYTEEKSAGLFHKQQGERIQLLTGIGGKGMTTGPGLAKENIGQLSL, encoded by the coding sequence ATGTCGACTCAGACTTACCAGCGAAAATATGATGTCATCGTCATCGGCGGTGGCGTACTTGGTGCGTTTCATGCGTACTTTGCCATGCAGCGGGGCTGGAAAACCCTGCTCATAGAACGGGACATCTTTCCCCAGCAGGCATCCGTCCGTAATTTTGGCCTCATCATTCCCAGTGCCATGCCTCCCGGAATCTGGCGTGATCGTGCCCTGGCTTCTTCGGAAATTTACGAAGAGCTGACCCGCCAGCTAGGGATCCCCCTGCGACAGGCGGGCACACAGTACCTGGCACACACGGAAGCGGAAGCCGATTTCCTGAAACAACTGGCAGACACGCAACAGGACACTCTCTGTCCCGCGAAGTTCCTCAACGCCGAGGAGACCATCCGTTCGAGCTGCTGTCTGAATCCCGAATTCTGCACGGGCAGCCTCTTCTTCCCCCAGGATCTGCAACTCGACCCTGGCCAGTTTTTTCGCGAACTCATCAACTGGATTGCCTGTACCTCGGACTGCGATTACCTGCCGAAAACCACGGCGGTCTCGGTGCGGGAAAGGAGCAGTCACTGCCAGGTCAAAATCGCAGACGGCAGAACCTTTGATGCACAACAGGTGATTGTCTGCTCCGGCGCTGATCTGCAGACCCTGTTTCCCGAAGCATATATCGAACGCAACGTGCAGTACTGCAAGCTGCAGATGCTCAAAATCTCCAATCCGGAAAATCGCACACTGGGCACCAGCATCGCCTCGCCGATCGCACTGACCAGGTATCCGGCATTCCTGAACGCTCAGTTTTTGCAGGGTATCAACCTGGCAGGACCCGAACCCACGCTGCAGGAACATGGCATTCAGATCTGGATGACACAGAACCAGGACAACGAATTCATCCTCGGCGATTCGCATGCGTACTCGGTCGATCCCCCTCCCGAACGTATGTCGGCTGAGGTGGAAGAACTCATCATAAATTATGCGCGAAAGATGTTCGTGAAACTGGATTTTCAGGTCACAGACCGCTGGTGCGGCATTTATACTGAGGAGAAGTCTGCAGGCCTGTTCCACAAACAGCAGGGCGAGCGCATTCAGCTTCTCACCGGCATCGGCGGCAAAGGAATGACGACGGGACCAGGTCTGGCAAAAGAAAATATCGGTCAACTCTCTCTTTGA
- a CDS encoding small basic protein: MSLDKSLKSKSSLTRARNVLKRAERIEKLKFEDRWADGQGALGLPKVRVEKISIGKKKKKKKDDDED; this comes from the coding sequence GTGTCACTCGACAAAAGTTTGAAGAGCAAAAGCTCGCTGACCCGTGCCCGCAACGTTTTGAAGCGTGCTGAACGTATTGAGAAATTGAAGTTCGAAGACCGCTGGGCCGATGGCCAGGGCGCCTTGGGTCTGCCCAAAGTCCGCGTCGAGAAAATCTCGATCGGCAAAAAGAAGAAAAAGAAGAAAGACGACGACGAAGATTAA
- a CDS encoding GNAT family N-acetyltransferase: protein METTRLILRRWCEDDIAPFVELNKDPRVMQYYPSTLTSEQSVQMVEEIRKHFEEYGFGLWAVEIKDQTSFAGFIGLTVPQFTAFFTPCIEILWRLATPYWNQGYATEGAHAVLDFGFDECNLKQIVSFTVPSNIASRRVMEKIGMSYIDNFDHPGLPENDPLQRHVLYSITRSERDGLLPN, encoded by the coding sequence GTGGAAACGACTCGGCTGATTTTACGACGGTGGTGCGAGGATGATATCGCACCTTTCGTCGAGCTCAATAAAGACCCACGCGTCATGCAGTATTATCCGTCCACGCTGACTTCCGAGCAGAGCGTGCAGATGGTGGAAGAAATCCGAAAGCACTTCGAAGAGTACGGCTTCGGCTTATGGGCCGTCGAGATTAAAGACCAGACTTCCTTCGCCGGATTCATCGGCCTGACGGTTCCCCAGTTCACCGCGTTTTTTACGCCCTGCATCGAAATTCTCTGGCGACTGGCAACCCCCTACTGGAACCAGGGATACGCTACGGAAGGCGCACACGCCGTTCTCGACTTTGGCTTTGATGAATGCAACCTGAAACAGATCGTCTCATTCACGGTCCCCTCCAACATCGCTTCCCGCCGCGTGATGGAAAAAATCGGCATGTCGTATATCGACAACTTCGATCATCCCGGACTACCCGAGAACGATCCGCTGCAGCGGCATGTGCTCTACAGTATCACCCGTTCGGAACGGGATGGACTCCTGCCGAACTAA